One Nitrospirota bacterium genomic region harbors:
- a CDS encoding transporter, producing the protein MLKKTCGKKVVSILVICLALLHATTTHAAHPLITDDTGTQGKGKFQIEINAEHAGDSGNTETALGATFTAGLLDNLDIVISSPYILFREKDETGRWYHENGISDLSLAVKWRSYDHEGLSLALKPGVTIPTGNENKGLGDGKPDYSLFFITTKELEPFTLHLNLGYIANRKEIRDIWHYSLAGEYAASKNIRIVGNIGGETTPDRTSRVNPLFALAGLIYKVADNFDIDFGIKTGLNKAEADYTLMAGIAFRF; encoded by the coding sequence ATGCTAAAGAAGACTTGCGGGAAAAAAGTGGTCAGCATTCTGGTTATCTGTTTAGCTTTGCTTCATGCAACAACAACTCATGCCGCACACCCGCTGATTACTGACGACACAGGCACACAGGGCAAGGGCAAGTTCCAGATTGAGATAAATGCCGAGCATGCCGGCGACAGCGGCAACACCGAGACTGCTCTTGGTGCCACGTTCACTGCCGGACTGCTGGACAATCTTGATATCGTGATCAGCTCCCCCTATATCCTGTTCCGCGAAAAGGATGAAACGGGTCGCTGGTACCATGAAAACGGGATATCGGATCTTTCTCTTGCAGTCAAATGGCGGAGTTATGACCATGAGGGCCTCAGTCTTGCGCTTAAGCCCGGTGTCACAATCCCAACAGGTAATGAGAATAAGGGACTGGGAGACGGCAAGCCGGACTACAGCTTATTCTTTATCACAACGAAAGAACTTGAGCCTTTCACCCTGCATCTGAACCTCGGGTACATTGCAAATCGTAAAGAAATTCGCGACATCTGGCACTACTCCCTCGCAGGAGAATATGCAGCCTCAAAAAACATCAGGATCGTCGGCAATATTGGCGGAGAGACAACTCCTGACAGAACATCAAGAGTCAACCCGCTCTTTGCGTTGGCAGGACTGATCTACAAAGTGGCAGACAATTTTGATATCGACTTCGGCATCAAGACC